Proteins found in one Cervus canadensis isolate Bull #8, Minnesota chromosome 24, ASM1932006v1, whole genome shotgun sequence genomic segment:
- the TRNP1 gene encoding TMF-regulated nuclear protein 1 yields MPGCRISACGPGAQEGSAEPGSPPPPPPREPLSCPQPPSPSPTLTPTRAQASSQPEAAQESAGSAEGLELQRWRQGASGGAGGPGPAGGAGGGQGAAAAAGGRALELAEARRRLLEVEGRRRLVSELESRVLQLHRVFLAAELRLAHRAESLGRLGGGVAQAELYLAAHGPRLKKGSRRGRRARPPALLASALGLGSCVPWGAGRLRRGHGPEPESPFRRSPPRGPASPQR; encoded by the coding sequence atgcCGGGCTGCCGCATCAGCGCCTGCGGCCCGGGGGCCCAGGAAGGGTCGGCGGAACCAGgatccccgccgccgccgccgccccgggaGCCCCTGTCGTGCCCTCAGCCCCCATCCCCAAGTCCGACCTTGACCCCAACCCGGGCTCAGGCCTCATCGCAGCCCGAAGCTGCCCAAGAGTCGGCGGGCTCCGCTGAGGGGCTGGAGCTGCAGCGCTGGCGCCAGGGCGCTAGCGGGGGCGCGGGGGGCCCCGGGCCGGCagggggcgcgggcggcggccagggcgccgcggcggcggcgggtgGCCGCGCGCTGGAGCTGGCCGAAGCGCGGCGGCGACTGCTGGAGGTGGAGGGCCGCCGGCGCCTGGTGTCAGAGCTGGAGAGCCGCGTGCTGCAGCTGCACCGCGTCTTTCTGGCGGCCGAGCTGCGCCTGGCGCACCGCGCCGAGAGCCTGGGCCGCCTGGGCGGCGGCGTGGCGCAGGCCGAGCTCTACCTGGCGGCGCACGGGCCGCGCCTCAAGAAGGGCTCGCGCCGCGGCCgccgcgcccgcccgcccgcgctGCTCGCCTCGGCGCTGGGTCTGGGCAGCTGCGTGCCCTGGGGCGCTGGGCGCCTGCGGCGGGGCCACGGCCCGGAGCCGGAATCGCCCTTCCGCCGCAGCCCGCCCCGCGGCCCCGCCTCACCCCAGCGCTGA